The window atgaaagagaagaagatacatttggtatctcgacactggtgcaagcaatcacatgtgtgggaaaagaaacatgttcgtagagcttgatgaatcagttggtggtaatgtatcattcggagatgaatcaaagattgaggtaaaaagcaaaggtaacattctcatccatttgaagaatggaaaacatgaatttatctcaaatgttttctttgtaccaaatatgaagagcaacatcctaagcttaggacaacttttggcaaaagggtatgatattcatctaaaagatggtatgctcatcttgaaagatcatattggttgcttaattgctaaggtgcctatgtcaaaaaatagaatgttcttacttaatattcaaaatgatgtcGTCAACTGTCTCAAAGCTTGTTACAAAGACATCACTTAGCTATGACATCTTCGATTTGGACATCTGAATTTCGGAGGACTAGAACtgctttcaaagaaggagatggtGAAAGGACTACCTTACAtcaaacatcctgatcaagtTTGTGAAGCATGTCTAAGTGGAAAGCAATTTAGAAGAGGTTTTCCAAAGGAGTCAAGGTCAAGAGCTCAAAAACCTCTTGAACTTATACATACAGATGTTTGTGGTCCGATAAAGCcaagttcacttggtaagagtaattatttcattcttttcatagatGATTTTTCTCGAAAAACTTGGGTATACTTCTTGAAGCAAAAAATTGGAGGTCTTCggcatattcaagaaatttaaagctacCATAGAAAAGGAGAGCGGTCTCGAGGTCAAAACTATGCGTTCCAATCGAGAAGGAGAATTTACCTCAAAtgagtttcaagaattttgtgaagccaaTGGAATACGACAACCCTTGACAGTTCCAagatcccctcaacaaaatggagtagcggaaagaaagaatcgaaccatccttgacatggcaaggagcattctcaaaagcaagaggctaccaaaggaactttgggcagaAGCGGTTGCATGTGCAGTGTACTTATCCAACCGATCACCAACTAGGAGTGTGTGGGGCAAGACACCACAAGAAGCGTGAAGCGGAAGGAAACCTGGAATTTCTCATCTAAGAGTTTTTGGGAGTATAGCACACGTTCATGTGCCTGATGAAGCAAGAAGCAAACtggatgataaaagtaagaaatttatttttattggctatgatactaactcaaaagggtataagttatacaatccagatactgggaagacaatcatcagccgagatgtcatatttaatgaagaagaagaatggaattgGGAATCTCAAAATAAAGATTACAACTTCTTCCCATACTTTGAAGAAGAAAATGTGGAGCAACCAAGAGTAGAGCAAACAAGAGAGGAGCCTACTACTCCACTAgtaacaccaacatcaagtacTCAAGAGAATTTATCTGCATCAACTTTAAGTGAAAGAGTACCACGCTTTAGAAGCTTACGGGAAATTTATGAGGTAACTGAAAATCAAGATAATCTTACTCTATTTTGTCTCTTTGCGGATTGCGAGCCTATAGATTTCCAAGAAGCTATAAAAAGCAAAAGGTGGAAagatgcaatggatgaagaaatcaagGCGATAGAGAAGAATGACACATGGGAGTTAACGACACTTCCTAAAGGACATAAGACGATTGGTGTGAAGTGGGtgtacaaaataaagaagaatgtcaaaggagaagttgaaagatataaagcaagattggtggcaaaaggctacagtcaaagatctggcattgattatgatgaggtattcgctcacgttgctcgattagaaactatcagactaatcattgctttagcagctcaaaataagtggaaaatacatcaaatggatgtaaaatctatttttttaaatggagttcttgaagaagaagtctatattcaGCAACCATTAGGTTATGAAGTTAAAGGACAAATAGACAGagttctaaaattgaagaagGCTCTCTACGGGCTAAAGCAAGCACCAAGGGCATGGAATAGCCGAATGGACAAGCACCTGCAAGAGAAAGGCTTCATCAAATGTCCTTATGAACATGCATTATACATTCAGAGTAAGGATAAAGATGTTTTGATTGTATGCCTAtatgtcgatgacttgatcttcacaAGAAGCAATCCAAGTTTGTTTGGAAAATTTAAAGAAGTGATGACTAAAGAGTTTGAAATGACTGATATTGGGCTTATGACATACTATCTGGGCATTAAAGTGAACCAAAGGGAAGATGGAAGCTTCATCTCACAAGCAGGTTATGCAAGAGAGATATTAAAGAAGTTCAGgatggataacagtaagtctataaATACCCCAGTAGAATGAGGAGTTAAGCTATCAAAacatgatgaagaagaaaaagttaATCCAACATTTTTTAAGAGTCTGGTTGGAAGTTTACGATACTTGAGGTGCACAAGGCCTGATATCTTTATGCCGTTGGACTTGTTAGTCGCTACATGGAAGATCCAACTACTACCCACCTTAAGATCGCTAGAGAGAAATTTGCGCTATATCAAAGGTACAATATATTTTGGATtactttattcaacatctaaccacttcaaacttgaaggatatagtgacagtgattggggtggagatatAGATGATAGAAAGAGCACTACAGGATTTGTGTTCTTTATGGGAGATACAACTTTCACTTGGATGTCGAAAAAACAGCCTATTGTCACACTTTCTACTTGTGAAGCAGAGTATGTGGCTGCGACTTCATGTGTTTGTCATGCTGTTTGGCTCAGAAATTTATTGAATGAGTTAAGTTTACCACAAGAAGAGGCAACCAAGATACGAGTTGATAACAAGTCTACAATAGCACTAGCAAAAAATCCAATCTTCCATGATAGAAGCAAGCACATCGATACGCGCTTTCACTATATCAGAGAATGTATTACAAGAAAAGAGGTGTAAGTGGAATACATAAAGTCTCAAGATCAAgttgctgatatttttaccaagccactcaaatttgaagacttcatcaaaatgcGACATTTGCTTGGAGTtacaaaatcaagtttaagagggggtgttggaaatttaacttgattttttgttgataaaattttatggagataGAATGGTGAGGTGGCAAGTCTTGACTAGAGATAGGATAGAGATAGAACTTGATGAATTGATAATTTTGATAAGAGTTCGTGgagatataattaaaaaaatatatatatcatgattatctcatattagtgcttatctaataagcctataaatatgtacttatttttcatgaatgaacaagttgagttttctattttcttctactcCTCTTCCACATAGAGTTATTTCTCCTCTTCCACATTTTTCCTTCTATGattcttttttcttctcccataatttctgTTTCCAACAGTGCAGCGGCGCGCACATGCTGGAGTTCTTGCGCTACCTCGACCAGTTCGGGAAGACGAGGGTGCACGTGGAGGGGTGCGCCTTCTTCAGCCGACCGCAGCCTCCGGCTCCTTGCCCCTGCCCCCTCTGCCAGGCATGGAGCAGCCTCGACGCCCTCGTCGGCCGCCTCCGCGTCGCCTTCGAGGAGGCCAACCCTTTCGCAGCCCGCACCGTCAGGATCGACTTGAGGGAGGTCAGAGAGAGCCAGGCCAGGGCCCGCGACATCGCCTACGACAAGAAGAGGTCGACGAGGAAGAAGCAGCGCCGCCCGCCGGCCCCACCCACCGAGGAGGCGAGCGCGACACTTGAGCTAATTGCCGAAGCAGGGTATTATAACAACCCACAACGCcagatgttgatgatgatgataatgatgcAACAAGCGAGTGTTGGCGGCGGATCATCTGCCGCAGCGGCGGCGTGTTCATGTGGAAATTAGTTCGCAATTCACATAAGCGACTGAGATAGtgtataataattttatattatgcaATTAGATCACATGAATAAAGGCTAACCATTAATCTTATATTACGCAATTAGATCACATGAGTAAAGGCTAACCGTCAGGTTACGTTGAGTGAGATAGTCATTGCGAGAATTGACATAATTAGATCGCACAAACGATCCTTATTGCACGATTATGTTGCAATTAATATCACATGTTGCAAGACGAAGAAGATGGTTGAAGAAGTGTGAAAAAATTGTGTGCAATGAAGAGTAATATTGGAGAAGAAATTGTGTGTAAAGAAGAGTTATGCGTCAATATGTGTCTCATAATCGTAAGAATAAATTTAACGATTATTTAAGATTCatgtctctttttttttaatataattaaaaaaatggatCTCTTATAGAATCGACCTATCTCACCTCATAGAAGTTACTGCTTGGACAATGCTAAGTAAGATCAAtgtataattaatataattatttctTCCCGATTCCTTTTAACTATGCtggtcaaaattttatttttgaaaatataaatatttacttTTCACTATATGTAATGCCGTCGAGTCCGATCGCAGCCAATCTTAGCCCTCTACCCAACTCAATGCACATAGGGAAAGAGGTCGGTCCAACAAGTCTcgtcattttaatttttattaaattaaagacGAAGTgggttttttttttattggagTGAGTTTATTAATTGTGGAGAGCAAAAATACGACAGAGATATCGAGAATATTTAATTGTCGACGGACGAATCGTCCCATCTTAGACCAGATGGCAATTTAACAATTTTCTTACTATCGaacttattttctattttatagcCTACATTTAGAATattataacaaaataaaaatttcaatttcaattttatagaTTTTGTTGGCGATGGACGAGCGTCGTGCTTGCATCAAGAATCGTGCATTGATGAATGATTTGACGTCGATGTGATGCATCGAGACTGCGGAGTAAGCACCCTGATGCGTCCCCACGGGCGTGTGAGTTCGGATTTTCTGTTTTTAAATTTGTCTGTTTATGTATTTCTTTATTGATTGAACGGattaaattatatttcaaaaatatcttgtatattataagaatattatatACATCTTAAAAATATCATGATATTTTAAGATGTAATCAGATCCTCTAATCAATAGGGGAcacgaaaaaaaaaacaatttaggGGCAGAGGATTCAAGAGGATCTGAACTGCGGGCGTGTCGCCTGCGCCGCTAAAGAAATTTCGTTGGATCAGATCCGCTGCGATCGTCAGACACGCGGCGGACTGTGCCAGTCGAATCAAAGCAGaaactctttaaaaaataaattacattCGTAAAATAGAAACACGTAAGCAATGGTTAGCCATCGCGTGTTGGGTTGGTTACtgcttttttattaattatttgttAGAATAAGTTGTCTTATATAAAATATACTTtgctatttaattaattaaatataataaaaaaggattttgtaaaatagaaaatatatgTGTCGACTGCATCCATCCATGTTGACGGCGTAACTTCTTCGAGGGTCTATTTAAAAGCCCGATCCGGCCCATAAATCGAGAGGACGAGGCGTCAGTCTTCCCTCCCAGAAACGCTCTTCTCCGTTCGTTTCCCGAGTTACTAACCGCCTAATTATAAACTTACCCACTAAAACATTCACATTGGCCCCTCGTTATTCCGGCATCAAGAAAGCAATCAGCGTTTGGGTACGCTAATATGGCTTCGAAGCAATGTACGCACCTAAATTAGGACTGGCTAATATAGCCGTTAGCGAGAGGAAGGTGAATATTTACCTTTTTTGGTCTTATAAATAATTTCCTCTTCTTTGATTGAGGTAGTTAGTTGCTTTTCCGCCATGAACGCCGAGGTGATGAAGACCGAATCAGGCGCCGCCAAGGCGACCGATCctgtgggggagcacaatgcagTCCAGAAGGAAGCGAAGGAGGCGACTACGGTGGGGGCTGAAGGAGAGAAGAAGCTTGACGCCGCGGTGGAAGAGAAAACAGAGGCGGCGACTACGGTACTGGTGCCTTCCGATGAGAAGAAGCTAGAGAAGGAAGACAAGGAACCTGAAATGGGAACAGAAGATGCGATCAAGGTAGTAGTGCCGGCttctgaagagaagaaacccgaGAAGGAAACGGAGGAGGCGCCTAAGGTAGTGGCTGCTTCGGAAGAGAAGAATCCCGACGCAGTTGAGAGGGAAATAGAGAAGGCGAATGAAATAACGGAGAAGAATGCCGAAGCAGCAGAGAAGGAAGCGGAAGTGGAGATGAAGATGGCGGAGGCTTTGGAAGAGAAGAAGTCCGCCGTGGTTGAGAAGGAAACAGAGGAGGATGCGACTGCAGCGGAGGTGAAGAAGGAGGAGGGCGGTCTGGTTATGGAGAAGGCCTCGTCCTTCAAGGAGGAGAGCAACTTCTTGTCGGATCTCAAGGAGTCCGAGAAGAAGGCGCTGGTGGAGCTCAGAGCCGCCGTCGAGGAGGCCATCCTCGAGAACAAGATTTTTAGAGATGAGCCGGAGTCGTCGGAGGGAAAGAAGgacgaggagaaggagaaggcccATGAAGAAGGGCAAAAAGTGGAACTTGACAAATCTGCGGAGGCGAATCACGCCGGCGAAGAAAAGTCGCCGGATTTGGAGGAGAAATCTGCCCAAATTGCGGCATCCGAGGCCGAGGAGTATAAGGAGAAGGCGGGGGCCGTTAAAGTGGAATCAGAAACCGTAGAAGAAAAGGCGATCGACGAGGAAGTTACCTTGTGGGGCGTTCCGCTGCTGCCGAGCAAGGGCGCCGAACGCACTGACGTGATCCTCCTCAAGTTCCTCCGCGCCCGCGACTTCAAGGTCAAGGACGCCTTCCAGATGCTGAAGAACGTGCTTCGCTGGCGGAAGGAATCAAATATCGATTCGGTTCTCGACGAGGAGGTTGAATCCTCCGTCGCCGGAGATCTCGCGGTGTGCTGCTACATGGACGGCGTCGACCGCGAGGACCATCCGATCTGCTATAACGTATCCGGCGTGTTCCAGAACGACGCGCTCTACCTGAAGACGTTCGGCAGCGAGGAGGGCAGGGAGAGGTTCCTGAGGTGGAGGATTCGGCTGATGGAGGAGGGAATCCGACTGCTCGACTTCAAGCCCGGCGGCGTCGCCTCGCTGCTGCAGATCACTGATCTGAAGAACTCGCCGGGGCCGGGGAAGAAGGAGCTTCGGACAACCATGAAGCAGGTGGTGCAGCTGTTTCAGGACAACTATCCGGAATTCGTCGCAAGAAATGTGAGTGTTATCCACTTCATCTTCTTGATTCCCtgaatatgataaaaaaattCGATCTTTATCAATCTTCTCAAACATTGATGAAGATAACAGACTGAAGTATTTCCTGATTgctgacattcatcaaaaaaaaaaaaaacaattttctcgAACAATGAACAACATAACAGCATGAAAAGTAGATAGAAACTACTAATGGAAGAAGTGTTTCCTGATGGCAGATATTCATCAATGTTCCTTTCTGGTACTATGCGTTCAATGCTTTGATCTCTCCTTTCTTGACGCAAAGGACCAAGAGCAAGTTTGTGTTTGCTCGCCCATCAAAAGTTTCAGATACACTTCTCAAGTAACTTGTTAAGAACATGCATAGCTTGGATTCTTTCTTGATACCCACCTTAAGCCTTTTGAAACGATGGCTTCTCTCTTTCAGGCACATCCCTGCCGAAGCTCTCCCTGTCCGATATGGTGGTTTCAAACGAGAAAATGATACGGAATTCTCTGCAGAAGACAGCGAGGTTTCTGAGCTCATTCTAAAATCCAACTCAACTGAAATTGTTGAGATTCCTATTCCAGAGGTATCATTAACCTTTTGCATTTTCTTCGATTAATCCATGAGACAATAAACTTGATAAATGTACAAAAAGCATTGCCCTGTTCTTACCAATTACCATGCAAACAGGCTGGAAGTATTGCCATATGGGACTTGAGTGTTCTGGGATGGGAGGTCAACTACAAGGAGGAGTTCGTCCCGACTGATGAGGGGTCCTACACCATCGTTGTGAAGAAGGGAAAGAAGTTGGGCCCGCACGAGGAACCGATGCGCAACTCGTTCAGGAACAATGAACCTGGGACGATCGCGCTCACCATCGAGAACACTACATTCTGGAAAAAGAAGGCTTTGTATCGCTACAAGGTGAAGAGCCAGAGGAGTTGAGATGATCGGGGAGGCGATATTGGAGTTCTTCAGCGGACAAGTTTCGTACATTATATAAAGTTGAAATGTTTTTATTTTCTGTTTGTCGAGCCCAAACATACAAGTGAAGAAGTGCGGAGGTTTCAAATGATCCCCTTCTAGGATGGATACTAGTAAACCCTAACTATTATATTAAACTGCAAGCATAAAGGAGTACGCAAGTCGAAGGTTATATGAATTGCAAACCCTAACTATTATATTGTTCTTCCAGTTTCTGTGTTGAATGTACCAAGGCAAAGGATCTGCAAAGTGAAAAATAAACAGGAAACTAAGACTAAGAAATTGTTTATCCTGCTACTGTCGTACCACTGTGAGTTCTGATGCCTGCACCCTTTGCTAATAAAAACCAACATCAATCCtcatatttaatataatttgtaCAAAATCTATATTCGaagaaaaatgcatgagacccCAACATTCAAACAAACTCAGAATTATATGACTGACTACTAATAGAGACACACAAACATGTCTTGAGAAATGGAAGCATGACCAATTATATTCTCATTTTCTGCTTCGAGCAGAAATAAGAACACCAACTTGTAATAGAAGAATCGACTAAGCTGTCTCTCCTTCTCCCTCTTCCTCATACACTTCTTCCGCATCAGCCGTTGCATCCTGGTACTGCTGGTACTCGGCTACAAGATCATTCATATTGCTCTCTGCCTCGGTAAACTCCATCTCATCCATGCCCTCACCCGTGTACCAGTGCAAGAAAGCCTTCCTCCTGAACATTGCTGTGAACTGCTCGCTCACCCTCCTGAACATCTCCTGGATGGAAGTTGAGTTACCGATGAAAGTGGATGCCATCTTAAGACCCTTTGGAGGAATATCACACACGCTAGATTTAACATTGTTCGGTATCCACTCAATGAAGTAGGAAGAGTTCTTGTTTTGGACATTCATCATCTGTTCATCGACCTCCTTTGTGCTCATCCTTCCACGAAACATAGCTGAGGCAGTTAGATAGCGCCCATGGCGCGGGTCTGCAGCACACATCATATTCTTTGCATCCCACATCTGTTGGGTCAACTCGGGAACGGTGAGGGCACGGTACTGCTGGGAACCCCTGGATGTCAGCGGGGCAAACCCCACCATGAAGAAGTGAAGGCGTGGGAAAGGGATCAGATTTACAGCCAGCTTCCT is drawn from Zingiber officinale cultivar Zhangliang chromosome 1B, Zo_v1.1, whole genome shotgun sequence and contains these coding sequences:
- the LOC122045166 gene encoding protein LIGHT-DEPENDENT SHORT HYPOCOTYLS 4-like — encoded protein: MVWIMTTENMSSDGSAADGGVGRPTRSRYESQKRRDWNTFRQYLCNHRPPLARCIGAHMLEFLRYLDQFGKTRVHVEGCAFFSRPQPPAPCPCPLCQAWSSLDALVGRLRVAFEEANPFAARTVRIDLREVRESQARARDIAYDKKRSTRKKQRRPPAPPTEEASATLELIAEAGYYNNPQRQMLMMMIMMQQASVGGGSSAAAAACSCGN
- the LOC121991975 gene encoding patellin-4-like; this translates as MNAEVMKTESGAAKATDPVGEHNAVQKEAKEATTVGAEGEKKLDAAVEEKTEAATTVLVPSDEKKLEKEDKEPEMGTEDAIKVVVPASEEKKPEKETEEAPKVVAASEEKNPDAVEREIEKANEITEKNAEAAEKEAEVEMKMAEALEEKKSAVVEKETEEDATAAEVKKEEGGLVMEKASSFKEESNFLSDLKESEKKALVELRAAVEEAILENKIFRDEPESSEGKKDEEKEKAHEEGQKVELDKSAEANHAGEEKSPDLEEKSAQIAASEAEEYKEKAGAVKVESETVEEKAIDEEVTLWGVPLLPSKGAERTDVILLKFLRARDFKVKDAFQMLKNVLRWRKESNIDSVLDEEVESSVAGDLAVCCYMDGVDREDHPICYNVSGVFQNDALYLKTFGSEEGRERFLRWRIRLMEEGIRLLDFKPGGVASLLQITDLKNSPGPGKKELRTTMKQVVQLFQDNYPEFVARNIFINVPFWYYAFNALISPFLTQRTKSKFVFARPSKVSDTLLKHIPAEALPVRYGGFKRENDTEFSAEDSEVSELILKSNSTEIVEIPIPEAGSIAIWDLSVLGWEVNYKEEFVPTDEGSYTIVVKKGKKLGPHEEPMRNSFRNNEPGTIALTIENTTFWKKKALYRYKVKSQRS